In Candidatus Methylacidiphilales bacterium, the following are encoded in one genomic region:
- a CDS encoding UDP-glucuronic acid decarboxylase family protein codes for MPVSVVTGASGFLGSHLSDRLLAEGHEVIGIDNLLTGNTANIEHLAGNSKFKFIKQDVTEYLYIPGKVDFVFHFASPASPIDYLELPIQTLKVGSLGTHKTLGLAHAKGAGYLIASTSECYGDPLVHPQKEDYWGNVNPIGPRGVYDEAKRFAEAMTMAYHRHHGVNAHIVRIFNTYGPRMRLRDGRVVPAFVGQALRGEPLTVFGDGSQTRSFCYVSDLIDGIFRLSQSNFHEPVNIGNPNEMTVRQFAEEIIKVTGSKSTIISKPLPVDDPKQRRPDITRAKTLLGWEPKVGLSEGLAKTIPWFQARLES; via the coding sequence ATGCCTGTATCTGTTGTCACCGGTGCTTCCGGGTTTCTGGGTTCCCATCTCTCCGACCGCCTGCTGGCCGAAGGCCATGAAGTCATCGGCATCGACAATCTCCTCACCGGCAACACTGCCAACATCGAGCACCTGGCCGGCAACAGCAAATTCAAGTTCATCAAGCAGGACGTCACGGAATACCTCTACATCCCGGGCAAGGTCGATTTCGTCTTCCATTTCGCCTCCCCGGCCAGCCCGATCGACTACCTCGAACTTCCCATCCAGACCCTCAAGGTCGGTTCCCTCGGCACGCACAAGACCCTCGGTCTGGCCCACGCCAAAGGGGCGGGCTACCTCATCGCTTCAACCTCGGAATGCTACGGCGACCCCCTGGTCCACCCGCAGAAGGAAGATTACTGGGGCAACGTCAATCCCATCGGGCCGCGCGGCGTCTACGACGAGGCCAAGCGCTTCGCCGAGGCCATGACCATGGCCTACCACCGCCACCACGGGGTCAATGCCCACATCGTCCGCATCTTCAACACCTACGGCCCCCGTATGCGCCTGCGCGATGGACGCGTCGTCCCGGCCTTTGTCGGTCAGGCCCTGCGCGGCGAGCCGCTCACGGTCTTCGGCGACGGTTCCCAGACCCGCAGCTTCTGTTACGTCTCCGATCTGATCGATGGCATCTTCCGTCTTTCCCAAAGTAATTTCCATGAACCGGTCAACATCGGCAATCCGAATGAAATGACCGTGCGCCAGTTCGCCGAGGAGATCATCAAGGTCACCGGCAGCAAGAGCACCATCATTTCCAAGCCGCTTCCGGTCGATGACCCCAAGCAGCGCCGTCCCGACATCACCCGGGCCAAGACCCTCTTGGGATGGGAGCCGAAGGTGGGCTTGAGTGAAGGACTGGCCAAGACCATTCCCTGGTTCCAGGCCCGGCTCGAAAGCTGA
- a CDS encoding circularly permuted type 2 ATP-grasp protein yields the protein MLFSKYATEGFFDEMFVKSGQPRPHYRALLERFKELNRRDFERKQQEVDLSFLRMGITFTVYGDEEGTERIFPFDLIPRIIPNKEWEFLEKGLTQRITALNLFLKDIYHEQRIIKEGIIPAEYVLSAKHYRPEFMGCNVPRDIYIHICGTDLIRDNDGRYLVLEDNGRCPSGVSYVLENRQAMKRAFPHLFDRMGVRPVDTYAADLLHTLRHIAPRGKDDPTVVVLTPGIYNSAYFEHCFLARQMGVEIVEGRDLLVRDAKVYMRTTKGLEQVDVIYRRIDDDFLDPMVFRKDSALGVPGLVSAYRAGNVSLANSIGTGVADDKVMYYFVPRMIKFYLGEEPLLPNVDTYLPNEKQDMKYVLEHLPELVVKSANEAGGYGMIIGPKATKAELKEFRDKIIKEPRNFVAQPTISLSRHPTYTDGVFEGRHIDLRPYILYGDKVRIMPGGLTRVALRKGSLVVNSSQGGGSKDTWVLFGDE from the coding sequence ATGCTGTTCTCCAAATACGCCACCGAAGGTTTTTTCGACGAGATGTTCGTCAAGTCCGGGCAACCGCGCCCCCACTACCGTGCCCTTCTCGAACGGTTCAAGGAATTGAACCGCCGTGATTTCGAGCGCAAGCAACAGGAGGTGGACCTTTCCTTCTTGCGCATGGGCATCACCTTCACGGTCTACGGGGACGAGGAGGGGACCGAGCGAATTTTTCCCTTCGACCTCATTCCCCGCATCATTCCCAACAAAGAATGGGAATTCCTGGAAAAGGGTCTGACCCAGCGCATCACCGCCCTCAACCTTTTCCTCAAGGACATCTACCACGAGCAGCGCATCATCAAGGAGGGGATCATCCCGGCGGAATACGTGCTTTCCGCCAAGCACTACCGGCCCGAGTTCATGGGCTGCAATGTTCCCCGCGACATCTACATCCACATCTGTGGCACCGACCTGATCCGCGACAATGACGGGCGTTACCTTGTCCTGGAGGACAATGGCCGCTGTCCTTCCGGGGTATCCTACGTGCTGGAAAACCGACAGGCCATGAAACGGGCCTTCCCGCATTTGTTCGACCGCATGGGCGTCCGCCCGGTGGATACCTACGCCGCCGACCTTCTGCACACCCTCCGCCACATCGCGCCTCGGGGCAAAGACGACCCGACCGTGGTGGTTCTGACCCCGGGGATCTATAACAGCGCCTACTTCGAGCATTGCTTCCTGGCCCGCCAGATGGGCGTGGAGATCGTCGAGGGGCGAGACCTCCTGGTCCGCGATGCCAAGGTCTACATGCGCACCACCAAGGGGCTCGAACAGGTCGACGTCATTTACCGCCGCATCGACGACGACTTCCTCGACCCGATGGTCTTCCGCAAGGATTCGGCCCTCGGCGTGCCCGGCCTGGTCAGTGCCTATCGCGCGGGCAACGTCAGCCTGGCCAACTCCATCGGCACCGGCGTGGCCGACGACAAGGTGATGTATTATTTTGTCCCCCGCATGATCAAATTCTACCTCGGAGAGGAGCCCCTCCTGCCGAACGTCGACACCTACCTGCCCAACGAAAAGCAGGACATGAAGTATGTCCTCGAGCACCTGCCCGAACTCGTGGTCAAGTCGGCCAACGAGGCCGGGGGCTACGGCATGATCATCGGTCCCAAGGCGACCAAGGCCGAACTCAAAGAATTCCGCGACAAGATCATCAAGGAACCGCGCAACTTCGTCGCCCAGCCGACGATCTCCCTTTCCCGCCACCCCACCTACACCGACGGCGTCTTCGAGGGCCGCCACATCGACCTCCGTCCCTATATCCTTTATGGCGATAAAGTGCGTATCATGCCCGGTGGTCTGACCCGGGTGGCCCTGCGCAAGGGTTCGCTGGTGGTCAATTCTTCCCAGGGCGGGGGCAGCAAGGACACCTGGGTGCTTTTCGGAGACGAATGA
- the tal gene encoding transaldolase produces the protein MSNQLDQLKAFTTVVADTGDFESMKAYAPQDATTNPSLILKAVQKEEYKALLLKAVKDNPGASIETITDHLLILFGLEILKIVPGRVSTEVDARLSFDSAANVAKARQLISLYEKAGIDRKRVLIKIASTWEGIKAAEVLQKEGINCNLTLLFALPQAIACAEGGIKLISPFVGRILDWHKKNAGRDFSPAEDPGVLSVRKIYDYYKKFGYPTEVMGASFRNIGEIQELAGCDLLTISPNLLQELKDSQEPLARKLSADAAKASAAEKISLDEKAFRWMMNEDAMATEKLSEGIRGFAVDSVKLEKMIQEAR, from the coding sequence ATGAGCAATCAACTCGACCAACTCAAAGCATTCACCACTGTGGTCGCCGACACCGGCGATTTCGAATCCATGAAGGCCTATGCGCCCCAGGATGCGACGACCAATCCTTCCCTCATTCTGAAGGCCGTGCAGAAAGAGGAATACAAAGCCCTCTTGCTCAAGGCCGTCAAAGATAACCCGGGTGCCTCGATCGAAACAATCACCGACCATTTGCTCATCCTCTTTGGGTTGGAGATCCTCAAGATTGTTCCGGGCCGTGTATCGACCGAAGTGGATGCGCGACTTTCCTTTGACTCCGCCGCCAACGTGGCCAAGGCCCGACAATTGATTTCGCTTTATGAAAAAGCGGGCATCGACCGTAAGCGCGTCCTGATCAAGATTGCTTCCACTTGGGAGGGGATCAAAGCGGCGGAAGTTCTCCAGAAAGAGGGCATCAACTGCAACCTGACCCTGCTTTTCGCCCTGCCCCAGGCCATCGCCTGCGCCGAGGGTGGGATCAAGCTCATTTCCCCGTTCGTCGGTCGGATCCTGGACTGGCACAAGAAAAACGCCGGGCGCGATTTCTCCCCCGCCGAAGACCCCGGCGTGCTCTCGGTGCGCAAAATCTACGACTACTACAAAAAATTCGGCTACCCGACCGAGGTCATGGGTGCGAGCTTTCGCAACATCGGTGAGATCCAGGAACTGGCCGGCTGCGACCTGCTGACCATCAGTCCGAACCTCCTCCAAGAACTCAAGGACAGCCAAGAACCCCTGGCGCGCAAGCTTTCGGCGGACGCGGCCAAGGCCAGCGCTGCCGAGAAAATCAGCCTCGATGAAAAAGCCTTCCGTTGGATGATGAACGAGGATGCGATGGCGACAGAGAAGCTTTCCGAAGGCATCCGGGGATTCGCGGTCGACTCGGTCAAACTGGAGAAAATGATCCAGGAAGCCCGCTGA
- the tsaD gene encoding tRNA (adenosine(37)-N6)-threonylcarbamoyltransferase complex transferase subunit TsaD: MILGIESSCDETSVALVREAGGRLEICGHLIASQIEAHRPYGGVVPELATRQHLLRLDPMVARLLEESGTALSDLAGIAVTRGPGLASSLLIGLSYAKGLALASGKPWIGINHMEGHLVSPFLTTGNPPAFPHVALIVSGGHTLLVEVRGPGDYRVLGTTRDDAAGEAFDKVAKLLGLAYPGGPEIEKRARGGNPAAVDFPRSMLDSGDLNFSFSGLKTAVRIFRDKNPDFPVDDVCASFQQAVVDVLVAKARRALQQTGGRLLALSGGVSCNSALSGALKKMAEGEGSRFIGPDRTLSTDNAAMIAAAGLLRFRAGQISPWDLDVDPNLRLSVP, from the coding sequence GTGATCCTTGGTATTGAATCTTCCTGTGATGAGACGTCGGTCGCGCTGGTGCGCGAGGCGGGCGGGCGGCTGGAGATTTGCGGCCACCTGATCGCGTCGCAGATCGAGGCCCATCGCCCGTATGGCGGAGTCGTGCCGGAACTGGCCACGCGCCAGCATCTGCTGCGCTTGGACCCGATGGTGGCCCGTCTGCTGGAGGAATCAGGCACCGCTTTGTCCGACTTGGCTGGCATTGCCGTGACCCGCGGCCCCGGGCTGGCCTCGTCCCTGCTCATCGGGCTTTCCTACGCCAAGGGACTGGCCCTGGCCTCGGGCAAACCCTGGATCGGCATCAACCACATGGAGGGGCATCTGGTGTCCCCGTTTCTGACCACTGGCAACCCGCCGGCGTTCCCCCACGTGGCCTTGATCGTCAGCGGCGGCCACACCCTGTTGGTGGAAGTTCGCGGTCCGGGGGATTACCGGGTGTTGGGCACGACGCGCGATGACGCTGCCGGGGAAGCTTTCGACAAAGTGGCCAAGCTGCTCGGGCTGGCTTATCCCGGTGGCCCGGAGATTGAGAAACGTGCGCGCGGTGGCAATCCGGCAGCGGTGGACTTTCCCCGCAGCATGCTCGACTCGGGTGACCTGAATTTCAGCTTCAGCGGACTCAAAACCGCGGTTCGGATTTTTCGCGACAAAAACCCGGATTTCCCGGTGGATGATGTATGTGCGTCGTTCCAACAGGCGGTGGTCGACGTACTCGTGGCCAAAGCCCGGCGGGCCCTGCAACAGACTGGTGGTCGCCTGTTGGCGCTGAGCGGTGGGGTGAGTTGCAATTCGGCCCTGAGTGGGGCCTTGAAAAAAATGGCGGAAGGGGAAGGATCCCGTTTCATTGGTCCGGACCGGACGCTCAGCACCGACAATGCCGCCATGATAGCCGCCGCCGGTTTGCTCCGATTCCGCGCCGGCCAGATTTCCCCATGGGATCTGGATGTCGATCCCAACCTCAGGCTCAGCGTTCCGTGA
- a CDS encoding ABC transporter ATP-binding protein, producing the protein MPVLSTQALTKHYGRVAALNGLDLSIDAGQVFGLLGPNGSGKTTFLATILDVLRPTSGTFTWFDGSEGPRVRRRIGALLETPNFYPYLDADQNLALVAAIKGLSHFDPDPLLELVQLKERRASPFKTYSLGMKQRLAIASCLVGDPDVLILDEPTNGLDPEGMIEVRRILLKIASQGKTIVLASHILDEVEKICSHVAILKQGRCLASGAVGSILGGRPVVEAVTSEEDAEKLHQLLASLPYVLNLKREGVRLIFELEDGHVPGEINRQAFDKGITLNHITSKSRSLEAEFLEITRS; encoded by the coding sequence ATGCCCGTCCTTTCCACCCAGGCCCTGACCAAACACTATGGCCGCGTCGCCGCCCTCAACGGCCTCGATCTATCCATTGATGCCGGCCAGGTTTTCGGCCTCCTCGGCCCCAATGGCAGCGGCAAAACCACCTTTCTCGCCACCATCCTTGATGTACTCCGCCCGACCTCAGGCACTTTCACTTGGTTCGACGGCTCCGAAGGCCCGCGCGTCCGCCGCCGGATCGGCGCCCTCCTCGAAACCCCGAACTTCTACCCCTACCTCGACGCCGATCAAAATCTGGCCCTCGTCGCCGCGATCAAGGGCTTGTCCCACTTCGACCCTGATCCGCTCCTGGAACTCGTCCAATTGAAAGAACGACGTGCTTCCCCTTTCAAGACCTACTCCCTGGGGATGAAACAACGCCTGGCCATCGCCTCCTGCCTGGTCGGCGATCCAGATGTGCTCATCCTTGACGAACCGACCAACGGCCTCGACCCCGAGGGGATGATCGAAGTCCGTCGCATTCTTCTAAAAATCGCCTCCCAGGGCAAAACCATCGTGCTGGCCAGCCACATCCTCGATGAAGTGGAGAAAATCTGCAGTCACGTGGCCATCCTCAAACAGGGCCGGTGCCTGGCCTCGGGAGCGGTGGGCTCCATCTTGGGCGGACGCCCGGTTGTCGAAGCCGTCACCTCCGAGGAGGACGCGGAAAAGCTTCACCAGTTGCTGGCGTCACTGCCCTACGTGCTGAACCTCAAGCGCGAGGGCGTGCGCCTGATCTTCGAACTGGAAGACGGGCATGTGCCCGGCGAGATCAACCGCCAAGCCTTCGATAAAGGAATCACGCTCAACCACATCACCTCGAAATCGCGCAGCCTCGAGGCGGAATTCCTGGAAATCACCCGCTCATGA
- a CDS encoding TIM barrel protein produces MAVEASATLVPGLVSVTFRALNAVEVLSAAVRCGLRGIEWGGDIHVPHGDTETAKAVGEATREAGLGVVCYGSYFRAGHSEQEGLSFDSVLASARALGAPVIRIWAGTRASSQADAAYRDWVARECRRVAERAGGEGLRVALEFHAGTLTDDLDSTLKLLAEADQPALRTLWQPRHGTGLSDRLNDLRHLAPFLEHVHVFHWPDGKQRLPLAEGAALWQPCFEALRGGGRDVPVLLEFVPGDEPAILEREAQALQSWL; encoded by the coding sequence GTGGCTGTGGAAGCATCCGCGACCCTGGTCCCCGGTTTGGTGTCGGTGACCTTCCGTGCCTTGAACGCGGTGGAGGTGCTGTCGGCTGCGGTACGCTGCGGTCTGCGCGGCATTGAATGGGGCGGGGACATCCATGTGCCGCACGGGGACACCGAAACCGCCAAGGCGGTGGGGGAGGCCACCCGGGAAGCGGGTTTGGGCGTGGTGTGCTACGGTTCCTACTTCCGCGCCGGACACAGTGAACAGGAGGGGCTTTCCTTCGATTCGGTGCTGGCTTCTGCCCGGGCCCTGGGGGCCCCGGTGATCCGCATCTGGGCCGGCACCCGGGCTTCTTCGCAGGCGGATGCGGCTTACCGGGACTGGGTGGCGCGGGAATGCCGCCGGGTGGCGGAACGGGCCGGAGGCGAGGGTTTGCGGGTGGCATTGGAGTTCCATGCCGGGACGCTTACGGATGATCTGGACTCGACTTTGAAACTGCTGGCCGAGGCCGACCAGCCTGCGTTGCGGACACTTTGGCAGCCCCGGCATGGGACGGGCCTTTCCGACCGTTTGAATGACCTGCGACATCTGGCGCCGTTCTTGGAGCATGTGCATGTCTTCCACTGGCCCGATGGGAAGCAGCGCCTTCCCCTGGCGGAGGGGGCGGCTTTATGGCAGCCCTGTTTCGAGGCCTTGCGGGGGGGCGGAAGGGATGTGCCCGTGCTCTTGGAATTTGTTCCAGGGGACGAGCCGGCGATTTTGGAAAGGGAAGCGCAGGCGCTCCAATCCTGGCTGTAG
- the chrA gene encoding chromate efflux transporter → MTPRLPENHTPTWREAVRFWGRLGLISFGGPAGQIAIMHRELVEEKKWVTEPQFLHALNYCMLLPGPEAQQLATYLGWRMHGVRGGVVAGALFVLPSALLLWGLSYVYAAYGNLPVLSAIFYGLKCVVLALVIEAVLRLSKRALRGPLPAAVAVLAFFAIFEWQVPFPFLVVGAALIGWAGSFVFPKGPGLLRPESGRETPVRDNGRVSPISTVRVAVICLLLWWAPLGAAFWVFGGESILFRQGIFFSQAALVTFGGAYAVLPYVADHAVSAGWVGPEQMMAGLALAESTPGPLIMVLQFVGFLGGWQNPMEGIPPLVAATLCAVLTTWCTFLPSFLFILVGAPYVERLRGWARCDAALTAVTAAVVGVILNLALWFGSHLLLPFGGRFDGTAAILALLAWIALNKHVPGGVLSVIVAGGAAGWLVHVLGWAG, encoded by the coding sequence ATGACTCCCCGATTGCCTGAAAATCATACGCCCACATGGAGGGAAGCGGTGCGTTTTTGGGGTCGGTTGGGTTTGATTTCGTTCGGGGGACCGGCCGGTCAGATCGCGATCATGCACCGGGAATTGGTGGAGGAGAAAAAATGGGTTACGGAACCCCAATTCCTCCACGCGCTCAATTATTGTATGTTGCTGCCGGGACCGGAGGCCCAGCAACTGGCGACCTATCTGGGTTGGCGGATGCACGGCGTCCGTGGCGGGGTGGTGGCCGGAGCCCTGTTTGTCTTGCCGTCGGCACTCCTCCTGTGGGGCTTGAGTTACGTTTATGCCGCCTATGGCAACTTGCCGGTCCTTTCGGCGATCTTCTACGGCTTGAAGTGCGTCGTTCTGGCCCTGGTGATTGAGGCGGTTTTAAGGCTGTCGAAAAGGGCACTGAGGGGTCCCCTGCCGGCGGCAGTGGCGGTACTGGCTTTTTTTGCGATCTTTGAGTGGCAGGTTCCTTTTCCCTTTTTGGTGGTGGGTGCGGCTTTGATCGGTTGGGCGGGCAGTTTTGTTTTTCCAAAGGGTCCCGGGTTGTTGCGACCGGAATCCGGGCGGGAGACACCCGTGCGCGACAACGGGAGAGTTTCTCCAATTTCTACCGTGCGTGTTGCCGTGATTTGTCTGTTGTTATGGTGGGCTCCCCTGGGAGCGGCGTTCTGGGTGTTCGGCGGGGAAAGCATCCTGTTCCGGCAGGGGATTTTTTTCAGCCAGGCGGCCTTGGTGACTTTCGGAGGGGCCTATGCGGTGCTGCCTTACGTGGCCGATCATGCGGTCTCCGCCGGTTGGGTCGGACCGGAACAGATGATGGCCGGGCTTGCCTTGGCGGAATCCACTCCGGGGCCCTTGATCATGGTTCTACAATTCGTCGGTTTCCTCGGCGGTTGGCAGAATCCCATGGAGGGCATTCCGCCGCTCGTGGCCGCCACACTTTGTGCCGTTCTGACCACTTGGTGCACGTTTCTGCCCAGTTTTCTCTTCATTCTGGTGGGGGCCCCTTATGTCGAACGCTTGCGGGGGTGGGCGCGTTGTGACGCCGCCCTGACCGCGGTGACTGCCGCCGTGGTGGGGGTGATCCTCAACCTCGCCCTTTGGTTCGGTTCCCACTTACTTCTTCCCTTCGGCGGACGTTTCGATGGCACGGCGGCCATCCTGGCCCTCCTTGCTTGGATCGCCCTCAACAAGCATGTGCCCGGAGGGGTGCTGTCGGTGATTGTGGCCGGGGGTGCCGCCGGGTGGCTGGTCCACGTCCTCGGTTGGGCGGGGTGA
- a CDS encoding MotA/TolQ/ExbB proton channel family protein, with protein MIEKIIHFFSVGGVFMIPLIVASIVSLSFILERGFALRRSLILPEPLLNAITRLRIGASTDELEQYVASGDSTLSRLVRIALEHLPWSKSENMEAIQTQARTEITRMDRGLVVLEIVTGIGPLLGLLGTVSGLIYVFAGIGSDKIATQGILIAKGISEALNCTVFGLVIAIPSLIAHSYYTKKIEAMSAEMESACMDLLTKLYLKPEAPVPGKNPEP; from the coding sequence ATGATCGAAAAAATCATCCATTTCTTCAGCGTCGGCGGCGTCTTCATGATCCCCCTGATCGTGGCCTCCATCGTCTCCCTTTCCTTCATCCTCGAACGCGGCTTCGCCCTCCGCCGCTCCCTCATCCTCCCCGAGCCCCTCCTCAACGCCATCACCCGCCTCCGCATCGGTGCCTCCACCGACGAACTCGAACAATACGTGGCCTCAGGGGATTCGACCCTCTCCCGGCTGGTCCGCATTGCTTTGGAACACCTGCCCTGGAGCAAATCCGAAAACATGGAAGCCATCCAAACCCAGGCCCGCACTGAAATCACCCGCATGGACCGAGGCCTCGTTGTATTGGAAATCGTCACCGGCATCGGCCCCCTCCTCGGCCTCCTCGGCACAGTCTCCGGCCTCATCTACGTCTTCGCCGGCATCGGCTCCGACAAAATCGCCACCCAGGGCATCCTCATCGCCAAGGGGATCTCCGAGGCCCTCAACTGCACCGTTTTCGGCCTGGTCATCGCCATCCCCTCCCTCATCGCCCACAGCTACTACACGAAGAAAATCGAAGCCATGTCGGCGGAGATGGAGAGCGCCTGCATGGACCTCTTGACCAAGCTATACCTCAAGCCCGAGGCCCCGGTCCCCGGCAAAAACCCGGAGCCATGA
- a CDS encoding S41 family peptidase: MKAGRAAPLFLALAVSASALVAPVRGQTLPTTVPPAPAGANDEARYRSAVVFSSVLELIREEYVDAGSVDYEKLTYAALDGMLASLDPYSEFLDPEGYSAMRSETEGEFGGLGIYVGMLPNRTLVVNMPVEGGPAAKAGLLPGDWVVKINGTSTKGMSVRDSVQAMRGKPGESVQLLIFRPSTNETLEVAVERELINVPTVRGVRILQEYTRGNSRVGYIRLVQFGEKTVAEFDAALQQLQNEGANGLVLDLRNNPGGLLDVSAQIAGRFVPAGTVIVSTEGRKGVSERNFFQAKGRTHFPDLPLVVLVNRHSASAAEIVSGALKDLGRAVLVGDVTYGKGSVQTVQPVDPNAKPLVGVRLTTAKYYTPSHAPIHGVGITPHILVPISLKEEQNVLRRQNWHLLSPEQQTEVQNLPDTQLGRAVNALQAIQLYGERKQSKQIAWVR, encoded by the coding sequence ATGAAAGCCGGCCGCGCCGCCCCGTTGTTCCTGGCCCTGGCCGTCTCCGCTTCCGCCCTCGTCGCCCCGGTTCGGGGGCAAACCCTGCCCACCACCGTGCCCCCGGCCCCGGCTGGGGCCAACGATGAGGCCCGCTACCGTAGTGCGGTGGTCTTCTCCAGCGTGCTCGAATTGATCCGGGAAGAATACGTCGATGCGGGCAGCGTGGATTATGAAAAACTGACCTACGCCGCGCTCGACGGCATGCTGGCATCGCTTGATCCCTACAGTGAATTCCTCGACCCCGAGGGCTATTCGGCCATGCGCAGTGAAACCGAGGGCGAATTCGGCGGGCTGGGGATCTACGTCGGCATGCTCCCCAACCGCACCTTGGTCGTCAATATGCCGGTCGAGGGCGGTCCCGCGGCCAAGGCCGGGTTGCTGCCCGGGGATTGGGTGGTCAAGATCAATGGGACATCGACCAAAGGCATGAGCGTGCGTGATTCCGTCCAGGCCATGCGCGGCAAACCGGGTGAATCGGTCCAGCTCCTCATCTTCCGGCCCTCCACCAACGAAACTTTGGAAGTCGCGGTGGAGCGCGAACTCATCAACGTGCCCACCGTGCGCGGGGTCCGCATCCTCCAGGAGTACACCCGCGGCAACAGCCGCGTGGGTTACATCCGCCTGGTGCAGTTCGGCGAAAAGACCGTGGCCGAGTTCGATGCCGCCCTCCAGCAGTTGCAGAACGAGGGGGCCAACGGGCTGGTCCTCGACCTGCGCAACAACCCGGGCGGCCTGCTCGATGTCTCGGCCCAGATCGCCGGTCGCTTCGTCCCGGCGGGCACGGTCATTGTCTCGACCGAGGGCCGCAAGGGGGTCTCCGAACGCAATTTTTTCCAGGCCAAGGGCCGGACCCATTTCCCCGACCTGCCCCTGGTCGTGCTGGTCAACCGCCACAGCGCCAGTGCGGCGGAAATTGTCTCTGGCGCCTTGAAAGATCTCGGCCGGGCCGTGCTGGTCGGCGATGTCACCTACGGCAAGGGCTCGGTCCAGACCGTCCAGCCCGTCGACCCCAATGCCAAGCCGCTGGTCGGCGTCCGTTTGACCACGGCCAAGTATTACACCCCCAGCCATGCCCCCATTCATGGGGTCGGCATCACGCCGCACATTCTCGTGCCGATCAGTTTGAAAGAGGAGCAGAATGTCCTCCGCCGCCAGAACTGGCACCTCCTCTCGCCCGAGCAGCAGACCGAAGTCCAGAACCTCCCCGACACCCAGCTCGGCCGCGCCGTCAACGCCCTCCAAGCCATCCAGCTCTACGGCGAACGCAAGCAATCCAAGCAGATCGCCTGGGTGAGGTGA
- a CDS encoding alpha-E domain-containing protein has product MLSRVADSLFWMARQTERAENIARIVDVNLQLLLDYQKLDDKALKQHWEPLVVSLGDEELFAKLHKKADSANVTDFLTFNPKNPNSILMSVTAARENARSVRDQISQEMWEEINRLYLFVRARDAKKIWKQSPTAFYREVKQSSYLVQGLANATMPRDERRQFFTAGLFLERADKTTRLLDVKYHNLQAEVAGEAAASVDSVQWAAVLRSCSAYETYQQTYSTDILPWKVAELLIFNDSFPRSIRYCANTLDQSLRSISGSTPGTFTREAERISGRLLSELNYSTLDDVLRLGLHDYLDELQQKLNAIGSAIYTSYISHATTSLEEEIQIQKQQQQQQQ; this is encoded by the coding sequence ATGCTGTCGCGTGTAGCCGATTCCCTGTTTTGGATGGCCCGCCAGACCGAGCGGGCGGAGAACATCGCCCGCATCGTCGATGTCAACCTCCAGCTATTGCTCGATTACCAGAAGCTGGATGACAAGGCGTTGAAGCAGCATTGGGAGCCGCTGGTGGTCAGTCTGGGGGATGAGGAATTGTTCGCCAAGCTGCACAAGAAGGCCGACAGCGCGAACGTGACCGACTTCCTGACCTTCAATCCCAAGAACCCCAACTCCATCCTCATGTCGGTGACGGCGGCGCGGGAAAACGCCCGTAGTGTGCGCGACCAGATTTCCCAGGAAATGTGGGAGGAGATCAACCGGCTTTACCTTTTTGTCCGGGCCCGGGATGCCAAAAAAATCTGGAAACAAAGCCCGACCGCGTTTTACCGCGAGGTCAAACAAAGCTCCTATTTGGTCCAAGGCCTGGCCAACGCGACCATGCCCCGGGATGAACGCCGCCAGTTTTTCACCGCCGGCCTCTTCTTGGAGCGTGCCGACAAGACCACCCGGCTGCTGGATGTCAAATACCACAATCTCCAGGCGGAAGTGGCCGGAGAAGCCGCGGCCAGCGTCGATTCCGTGCAATGGGCCGCGGTGCTCCGTTCCTGCAGCGCCTATGAAACCTACCAGCAGACCTACAGCACCGACATCCTCCCCTGGAAAGTGGCGGAGCTGCTGATCTTCAACGACAGCTTCCCGCGTTCCATCCGTTACTGCGCCAATACCCTGGACCAGTCCCTGCGCAGCATTTCCGGCAGCACTCCCGGCACTTTCACCCGGGAGGCCGAGCGCATTTCCGGGCGTCTCCTTTCCGAACTCAATTACAGCACCCTGGACGACGTCCTCCGGCTGGGGTTGCACGATTATCTGGATGAACTGCAGCAGAAGCTCAACGCCATCGGTTCGGCCATCTACACCAGCTACATTTCCCACGCCACCACCTCCCTCGAGGAGGAAATCCAGATCCAGAAACAGCAGCAGCAACAACAGCAGTAA